A window of Chthoniobacterales bacterium genomic DNA:
AATATCAGCTGATTGCCACCAATTCCAACGGTCAGTCTCTTCCGACCAGAACGGCCATTGGACCCGCCACTCCACCCACTGCTCCGACTCCGACTCCGACTCCGACTCCGACTCCGACTCCGACTCCGACTCCGACTCCGACTCCGACCCCGACTCCGACCCCGTCTCCGAACGGTTGCTCGGCACCTTTGCCGAAAGTGACATCGTCTTCGCCGGAGGATTATGACATTTTGGTGGAGACCGAATCCGTAGCGTTTTCTAAATATGGATTCGAGCCTTATCAGCCGGATCCTGATCCAGAAAAACCTCCCAAGCGGTTCTTAGTTGAAACAATCACCAATCAATATGTTGGCGGAAATGCGGAAAGTGGCCCTAACGGGGTCAATGGGACGCGAAAGACGACTATTGATCCTAAAACAGGCCAGTCGACTAGTACAGGTCAAAGCTATGTCTCGGGAGGTGGAGATCCGGTTTCCCCGACCAGGAAAACTGGAACTGTCCATTTGAGCAGCTTTGATGATCCGCCAAATAAAGAGGGCGATGATGGCACGATGAGAACTACCTCACTGTTATCTAACGAAAACACCACGAAGAAACTTGTGAGTAATGGTAAAAGTCTTCTTGAATCATTCGAGGATGACTTTACCCCCGGTCAAGTATTTGCTTATCGCTCTATATGCCCCGACGAACTGATGTTTTTCTATCAGAAGGTGCAGTTCAAGTTTAAATGGCACGGGGAAGTGTCGCCAGAACAGCGGCATCCAATTACTTATCTGTTGGTGTTTACTCCTCAAGATGACCCCAAAACGCATGACATCGATGAAAGCGAAAAGCCTGAAGTTTTAGAGTCGGTTCAGTGGAATGGACAAACAACAGAGTCTCAAGTCTGGACTGTGGACCCAGATTCTAGAAAAGCGGACACCAATGGACAGTATGAGTTGATTCCGGTTGAATTGATTCGCGACGACGCATTGCGAACTGACGACGATGATCTAAAGACTAAGTTGGATGATTGGCCGGAATCCGGGCCTGAGCCAAGGTCGCCTAAGTATCTATTTGCGCAAGATGATAACATCTTCGTGAGAGTGACAGGACCGCAGGGGATGGGTAATGACAAAATTAAGGTGAAGGTCACCAGCGAGAGCGATACGTCGGGGATTACTTTCGACTTAGCGGAAGCATCATCGGGAGTTTATATCAATAAATCGCCAGCCAAACCGCTGAGATTGGGAGACAAGACAGAAACCAAATCCGATTGCGTTACCATCAAAGTGGTGGATGAAGAGGTACTGACGTTTACGCTTATATTTAACGGAGTGGATACTGGCAAATTCGCTGATGTGATGGTAGATCGCGGCGAATTTGCATCCTGCGGTATCAATGTATTTTATGGCAATTCAACGGGCGATAGGACAACGATGCGCACGCAAGCGATCACGAATACAAAATTGTTCGATGTCGGCGATGGAAATTATCCCGACAATGTCGTTGCCCAAGGCAACGCGATGAAGACCTTTATCAAGAATGCCGGTGAAAATAAGGCAGAGAATAAAGAAGCTGATCTATTAAGTGTTAGCAGTCATGGCGAACCGAGTGGCGATTTAGGAGACAATGACTCCAATAACTCACATACATACACAGGGAATACCTGCACGATCGGCAATCTTACATTCACGCATGGAGACACCTTTGGTGGCGGAAGAATCATCAGCCCTAGTGACATTAGCAACTCCGCGGACTGGAATAACGATGTCGAGTGGGTAATGCTTTTATCATGCTTGCAACTAAATCCGGCAGGCGGTGGCAGCGGAAACTGGGATGATGCTCTCTATGGAAACCCCCGCCGCATACATGCCATTCTAGGAGCATATAAACCCTTTTCCGGCGATTTGCGTTCTCGGCTGACCGACTTCTGGACAGACCTTCGTGACAACCGAGCATATATTATTGACGCATATACCAAGGCATTGGGTTCAGGAAGCAACCCGGAGCCTTGGGCATACGTAGCCGTCTCATCAAATATGAAAGATAGGCTGAAAGAACTCACGCGTGACAGAAACCAAGTAGTTCAATTCAGTTATTTGGATGCAACTTCCATTTGTGGACGTGCCGGCGCAGAAAACGGCCCATTCACACAGGTTATTGACGGCGGACGAGGACTACTTAGAACAGATATACCCTCTGTTCAAGGGCGAGTTGTGCGGAAGGGATTGCATTTGTCCCTGCCAAGAAATCCGCTGAAGCCCAGGACATCCGCCATTGGAAAAATGATGCCTCGCACTCCGGGCGGCCGTCAGGACTTTATTGGGCGGACAACCATTGAAACTGCGAGTATTAAATCCAGCTTAGCGCAGGAAGAAGCGGCAAAATTAGCCGAGAACTACATTAGTGCGCAGTTCCCCGAACTCGCAACGCAGATTCAACTGAAGGAAGTTAGCTCTCGGGTCAGCGGAACATGGCAAAAAGATGGAAAAAGGAAATCTTGGACGAACGGATATTTGGTTCAATTTTCGTTAATGAAGGATGACCTTCCAATTTTCGATAGCTATGTGAATGTCACTATTAACGGCAATAGCGTGGACGGAATCAGCTTCCGTGCTTACAATGTAAGTGGAACGGGAGTTGCCAATACTGCATCCCTCGGCAATGACATTGCCCAACCGATGGATGCTCGAGTTTGCATGTCCGCCGCCATGTCAAAGTTGAGGCCAGCGCTGGATATTCAGGACAAATATGAAGTGCTGTCGGCGGAGTTGTGTTATGTAAATCAATCTGTCGCCGAAGGAGGCGAAGCTGATCTTAATCGTGAATTCGTCCCGGCATGGCATTACGTAATAAACACCGCATACAAAGGACCGGAATTTCGACCAAAGCTTTTTCATGTATGGTTAGATCCGGCAACTGGAAATCTAATAGGCAAGAAGCCATATTAAAATGAATCTATTAACACTCTCATTAACATTCATCATTGCTTGCGCTTCGTGCGGACATGGCAAAAGCGGTGACTGGGAATATCAATACGAAGTCATAAATCCTGGAACGCGAAGCGAATATGTAAGCGGAACCTTGCTCTATAAAGGCTCCCTAATTTCAGAGAAGCTTCAGCATGTGATCACACCTGTTGGAGAATTCGTTTTTAGACCAGCAAAGGGCTGGGGAGGATCAGTGCCATTCAAATGGCTGCCGGCAACTTTAGATCAGAACGGAGCTGTCACAACAGTAGCGCGTGAAGCGGAAGTTAAGAATTTACTGGCAAATAAAGGCAAAGGGTTTCGAGTGACGGAGGTCAAGGGAGCCGGCCCGGTCTCCTCCGAAGCCGCTCTTTCGGGGGCGTTGGAACAACCGCCCAAGGGTGTGGGAACAGATTGGCTTTATGCAGTCGGCACCAGTCAATGGGTTAATCCCACAAAAATCCCGCAGGCCCTCAAAGAGAATCCCTGAAGATACGTAGCGTTGCGCATCTTCTTAACCGGGGCCTCGCCTACGTCAACTCGGCATGCTCCAATGAAAACCAAACGGGGGAAAGCGATCTGGCTTTGCTGCATCACCGCCATTGCCGTCGTTGCGGGTTGGGCTGTCCTGACGTTGACTCCGGTTCAAGAGGGGCCGGGAGCGATTACGGCACTGGCAAATATCCCCAACTACATCGCGTTACTGCTCTGCTTTTTTGCAGCGACAGCCTGTGTGATCTTCCGACCACGACATCCCCAAAAATAAATTACCGCTTCCCACCGCGGGGTGCAGTAGCGGCGTGCTCATGCACGGTCAAAAATGCTTCGGCCATCTCGATGACCTTCTACTGCTGGCGGCGGGGCAGTTTGGAAACGCGGTCGAAAACCTGACCGAAACGGCCGTCGGCGGGTTGCGCTCGACGCGTCTTCACCTCGCCGACTAAATCGGCAACGGTGACGCCGAGAATTTTCGACATGGGCACCAGCACTTTTGAATTCGGCAGGTTGCCGGTGGGTTCCCAGAATCCAACATTTGAGTGATGCTCGCCGAGCAATCGGGCGAGTTCACGCTGCGAAATCCCTGCGGCTTGACGCAGAGTTTTGAGATGAGATGCGGCTTGGGCTATGTCGCGATCATCGTAAGAGACGAGCATAAAACTGGCTTGCATGCGGCTATTGTAATAGCCATACGCGGAAGGAGAATTTAATCTTGACGCTTTTTTGAATACAACCGGACTTCGAAGTAGTAAAATCGATCCATGCGAAAGCGGGCTGAGCGTTCTCCCAACGAACAGCAACAGTATGTTCTGATCGCACGCTGGCTTGATTACATGACCTGCCGGTTTTCACGCCCCGGTCGAATCCAGAGGGCACGACGCGGTGTTCCAAGTAACGGCAATACGGACGTAGAGGAGGCTACCGCGGAAGAGATCGTGAGCTATCCCGAGCTTCTCCCACTGGTGAAAGAGACTCTGTTTGAGAAGTGGTTTTGGGTAGGGGTTTGTGTAGTCGCCAACATTGTTTTAGCCATTGTGAACGCGGTCAGCGGGTTCTGAATGCGGCGCGGGACTTGCTCTCCAATTCGGCCCATGCGTTTCGTCCTTCTCGCCCTCTGGCTTTTTTCGATTTCATCCACGATAGCCGCTCCGCTGACCGTCGTGACGTGGAATACGAAATGGCTTCCAGGCGGAAAGCCGAATGCCACCGCAGAGGCTCAGGCCACACAAATGAAGGTGGCGCAGGAGGTCGTCAAGAAGCTGAACCCCGACATCCTGTTTTTGCAGGAGGTCCGGGATTACAAGGCCGCCGAGGAACTATGTTCGGTTGTGCCTGGCCTG
This region includes:
- a CDS encoding helix-turn-helix transcriptional regulator, yielding MQASFMLVSYDDRDIAQAASHLKTLRQAAGISQRELARLLGEHHSNVGFWEPTGNLPNSKVLVPMSKILGVTVADLVGEVKTRRAQPADGRFGQVFDRVSKLPRRQQ